From the genome of Halomonas sp. I5-271120, one region includes:
- a CDS encoding PilT/PilU family type 4a pilus ATPase, producing MKANEWLQQLLEIMVDKEASDLLVSVNAPPTLKMAGQLIPLGDQVLSPAQVAELVKAALPPAQRERFASEQEANFALSLPGRGRFRVSAFQQRNQPAMVLRRISFEIPRLETLNLPATLGELAGAKRGLVLVVGGTGTGKSTTLASMIQQRNETQGGHIISIEDPIEYVHPHKKAIINQREVGIDTESFEVALKNTLRQAPDVILIGEIRTRKTMEHALTFAETGHLCLATLHANNANQALDRIINFFPSERHDQVWLDLSLNLKAIVAQQLLPTQDRGRRAAIEIMLRSPLIGDLIRKGEVAEIKDIMRRSRDLGMQTFDQALYELYQEGVISEDIAMVHADSANDLRMMIKFGDEGGVADAQGAASHLELRRGDDF from the coding sequence ATGAAAGCGAACGAATGGTTGCAGCAACTGCTCGAGATCATGGTCGATAAGGAAGCTTCGGATCTCCTGGTCTCGGTGAATGCTCCACCCACCTTAAAGATGGCCGGGCAGCTTATTCCGCTGGGCGACCAGGTGCTATCGCCGGCTCAGGTGGCCGAGCTGGTCAAGGCGGCCTTGCCGCCGGCCCAGCGTGAGCGCTTTGCCTCCGAGCAGGAGGCCAACTTTGCGCTGAGCCTTCCTGGACGCGGGCGCTTTCGCGTCAGCGCCTTCCAGCAGCGTAACCAGCCGGCCATGGTGCTGCGGCGGATATCCTTCGAGATTCCTAGGCTCGAGACGCTGAACTTGCCGGCGACGCTGGGTGAGCTGGCTGGCGCCAAGCGCGGCCTGGTGCTGGTAGTCGGCGGCACCGGTACCGGCAAGTCGACAACCCTGGCGTCGATGATCCAGCAGCGCAACGAGACTCAGGGCGGGCACATCATCAGCATCGAGGACCCGATCGAGTACGTGCACCCGCACAAGAAGGCGATCATCAATCAGCGGGAAGTGGGCATCGACACCGAGTCGTTCGAGGTGGCGCTGAAGAACACGCTGCGCCAGGCGCCGGACGTGATCCTGATCGGCGAGATCCGCACCCGCAAGACCATGGAGCATGCTCTGACCTTCGCCGAGACCGGTCATCTGTGCCTGGCGACCCTGCATGCGAATAACGCCAACCAGGCCCTCGATCGGATCATCAACTTCTTCCCCTCGGAGCGCCACGATCAGGTGTGGCTCGACCTGTCGCTAAACCTGAAAGCCATCGTCGCCCAACAGCTGCTGCCTACGCAGGACCGTGGGCGCCGCGCGGCCATCGAGATCATGCTGCGCTCACCGCTGATCGGCGACCTGATCCGCAAGGGAGAAGTCGCCGAGATCAAGGACATTATGCGCCGCTCGCGGGATCTCGGGATGCAGACCTTCGATCAGGCGCTTTATGAGCTCTACCAGGAGGGAGTGATCAGTGAGGACATCGCCATGGTTCACGCCGACTCGGCCAACGACCTGCGCATGATGATCAAGTTCGGCGACGAGGGCGGGGTGGCCGACGCCCAGGGCGCCGCCAGCCACCTCGAGCTGCGGCGTGGGG
- a CDS encoding type IV pilus twitching motility protein PilT, with the protein MDITELLAFSAKQNASDLHLSAGLPPMIRVDGDIRRLNVPAMDDREVRALIYDIMGDRQRRDFEEFLETDFSFEVPGVARFRVNAFQQGRGAAAVLRTVPAEVLTMEALGMGDVFRRMAQLPRGLVLVTGPTGSGKSTTLAAMIDFINDTRYDHILTIEDPVEFVHRSKRCLINQREVSRDTHGFAPALRSALREDPDVILVGELRDLDTIRLALTAAETGHLVLGTLHTTSAAKTIDRIVDVFPGAEKDMVRSMLSESLQGVISQVLLKRAGGGRVAAHEILVATSAIRNLIREDKVAQIYSAIQTGGNLGMQTLDAALAKMVNDGVVVREEAQAVAKGVLS; encoded by the coding sequence ATGGATATTACCGAACTGCTGGCATTCTCGGCAAAGCAGAACGCATCGGACCTTCACCTTTCCGCCGGCTTGCCGCCGATGATTCGGGTCGATGGTGATATTCGCCGGCTCAACGTGCCAGCCATGGACGATCGTGAGGTGCGGGCCCTGATCTACGACATTATGGGCGACCGCCAGCGCCGCGACTTCGAAGAGTTCCTGGAAACGGACTTCTCCTTCGAGGTGCCGGGGGTGGCACGCTTTCGCGTCAACGCATTCCAGCAGGGGCGCGGTGCCGCGGCGGTGCTGCGTACCGTGCCTGCGGAGGTGCTGACCATGGAAGCGCTGGGCATGGGCGATGTCTTTCGCCGTATGGCGCAGCTTCCACGTGGCCTGGTACTGGTCACTGGCCCCACGGGGTCGGGCAAGAGCACCACTCTGGCGGCGATGATCGACTTCATCAACGACACCCGCTACGACCATATCCTGACCATCGAAGATCCAGTGGAATTCGTGCACCGTAGCAAGCGTTGCCTGATCAACCAGCGTGAAGTGAGTCGCGATACTCACGGCTTCGCTCCTGCGCTGCGCAGCGCCCTGCGCGAGGACCCGGACGTTATCCTGGTCGGCGAGCTTCGGGACCTGGATACCATCCGGCTGGCGCTGACCGCCGCCGAGACCGGGCACCTAGTGCTGGGCACCCTGCACACCACGTCGGCAGCCAAGACCATCGACCGCATCGTCGACGTCTTCCCCGGGGCGGAGAAGGATATGGTGCGCTCGATGCTCTCGGAGTCGCTGCAGGGCGTGATTTCGCAGGTGCTGCTCAAGCGTGCCGGCGGTGGCCGGGTGGCGGCGCACGAGATCCTGGTGGCGACCTCGGCGATTCGCAACCTGATTCGCGAGGACAAGGTGGCCCAAATCTATTCGGCCATCCAGACCGGCGGCAACCTGGGTATGCAGACGCTGGATGCGGCCCTGGCCAAGATGGTCAACGATGGGGTTGTGGTGCGTGAAGAGGCGCAGGCCGTGGCCAAGGGCGTGCTCAGCTGA
- a CDS encoding YggS family pyridoxal phosphate-dependent enzyme translates to MTEVVLTETFAAAKSRLDAALSAAGRDPQAAELLAVSKTKPAAMVREAHGLGQRQFGENYLQEALDKQAELADLDDIIWHFIGPLQSNKTRQVAEHFDWVHSVDREKIARRLAEQRPADRPPLNVCLQVNISDEASKAGVALEALEPLAETVLSLPGLRLRGLMAIPAPSAGLAEQRVPFARLREALEALKAHFPEAELDTLSMGMSDDLEAAVAEGATLLRLGTALFGARPRPAA, encoded by the coding sequence ATGACAGAGGTTGTGTTAACCGAAACCTTCGCCGCTGCCAAGTCGCGGCTCGATGCAGCGCTGAGCGCCGCGGGCCGAGATCCGCAGGCCGCCGAGCTGCTGGCGGTCAGCAAGACCAAGCCCGCGGCGATGGTTCGCGAGGCCCATGGCCTCGGTCAGCGCCAGTTCGGCGAAAACTACCTGCAGGAGGCCCTCGACAAACAGGCCGAGCTTGCCGATCTCGACGACATCATCTGGCATTTCATCGGCCCGCTGCAGTCGAACAAGACCCGCCAGGTCGCCGAGCACTTCGACTGGGTTCATAGCGTGGATCGTGAGAAGATCGCCCGACGCCTGGCCGAGCAGCGCCCCGCCGACCGGCCGCCGCTGAACGTCTGCCTGCAGGTCAATATCAGCGATGAGGCCAGCAAGGCCGGTGTCGCCCTCGAGGCCCTCGAGCCTCTGGCGGAAACGGTGCTATCGCTGCCGGGGCTGCGCCTGCGAGGGCTGATGGCGATTCCCGCCCCGAGCGCCGGGCTGGCCGAACAGCGAGTCCCTTTCGCCAGGCTGCGCGAGGCCCTTGAAGCACTCAAGGCGCACTTCCCCGAGGCCGAACTCGACACCCTGTCGATGGGCATGAGCGACGACCTCGAAGCCGCCGTCGCCGAGGGTGCGACCCTGCTGAGGCTAGGCACGGCCCTGTTCGGCGCGCGGCCACGCCCAGCGGCCTGA
- the proC gene encoding pyrroline-5-carboxylate reductase: MASNVTFIGAGNMASAIFGGMIESGYSREAITATSPDDAMLAPLRERYGIHTETDNNAAVTNADVVVLAVKPQIMHDVCAAMRDAIQDRKPLIVSVAAGLTAETLERWLGGDLPVIRCMPNTPSLVGSGASGLYANRLVDDSHKSIATTLMESVGIVEWVDEEVLLEAVTAVAGSAPAYFYLVFEALEEAGVKLGLPAESARRLAVQTGLGAARMVQQGDADPAQLRRNVMSPNGTTERAVNHLEEAGLRQIFLEAAEVCAARAREMGEELGKQ; this comes from the coding sequence ATGGCGAGCAACGTGACTTTCATTGGCGCCGGCAACATGGCCAGCGCCATCTTCGGTGGCATGATCGAGAGCGGCTATTCCCGCGAGGCGATTACCGCCACCTCCCCCGACGATGCAATGCTGGCACCGCTACGCGAGCGGTACGGTATCCACACCGAGACCGACAACAATGCCGCCGTGACCAACGCAGATGTCGTGGTGCTGGCGGTCAAGCCGCAGATCATGCACGACGTCTGTGCCGCCATGCGCGATGCCATCCAGGATCGCAAGCCGCTGATCGTCTCCGTCGCCGCCGGCCTGACCGCCGAGACCCTCGAGCGCTGGCTGGGCGGGGATCTGCCGGTGATCCGCTGCATGCCCAACACCCCCTCGCTGGTGGGTAGCGGCGCCAGCGGCCTCTATGCCAACCGTCTCGTCGATGACAGCCATAAATCGATTGCCACCACCCTGATGGAATCCGTGGGTATTGTGGAATGGGTCGACGAGGAAGTGCTGCTCGAAGCCGTGACCGCCGTTGCCGGCAGCGCCCCCGCCTATTTCTACCTGGTCTTCGAGGCCCTCGAGGAAGCGGGCGTCAAGCTTGGCCTGCCGGCCGAGAGCGCCCGTCGCCTAGCCGTGCAGACCGGCCTTGGCGCTGCTCGAATGGTCCAGCAGGGTGACGCCGACCCCGCTCAACTGAGGCGCAATGTCATGTCGCCGAACGGTACCACCGAGCGCGCCGTGAACCACCTCGAAGAGGCCGGTCTGCGCCAGATCTTCCTCGAGGCCGCCGAGGTTTGTGCTGCCCGCGCCCGCGAGATGGGCGAGGAGCTCGGCAAGCAGTAA
- a CDS encoding YggT family protein, with amino-acid sequence MGSQLGSAGLLLVNTLINIYLLMLMMRFLLQASRADYYNPISQSVVKVTQPVVKPFQGFLRPVGRFDLATLAAAFLIKVISIILILQIAGYGMPPIAGVAIAGVAALASGILKIYFFALIVMIILSWVAPQASHPGALLVMQLVEPIMAPVRKVIPPLGMIDLSPIVVFISISLLDNLVVGSLTRAAGVSGALVGL; translated from the coding sequence ATGGGCAGTCAATTGGGAAGTGCCGGCCTGCTGCTGGTCAATACGCTGATCAACATCTATCTGCTGATGCTGATGATGCGTTTTCTGCTGCAGGCCTCCCGCGCCGACTACTACAACCCGATCAGCCAATCGGTGGTCAAGGTGACCCAGCCGGTGGTGAAGCCCTTCCAAGGCTTCCTGCGCCCAGTGGGCCGCTTCGACCTGGCCACGCTGGCGGCGGCCTTCTTGATCAAAGTGATCAGCATCATCCTGATCCTGCAGATTGCCGGCTACGGCATGCCGCCGATCGCGGGCGTGGCCATCGCCGGCGTCGCCGCACTGGCAAGCGGCATCCTCAAGATCTACTTCTTCGCCCTGATCGTGATGATCATCCTGAGTTGGGTCGCGCCTCAGGCGAGTCACCCGGGCGCGCTGCTGGTCATGCAGCTGGTCGAACCGATCATGGCCCCGGTGCGCAAGGTGATCCCGCCGCTTGGCATGATCGACCTGTCACCGATCGTGGTGTTCATCTCCATCAGCCTGCTCGACAACCTGGTGGTCGGTTCACTGACTCGCGCCGCCGGCGTCTCCGGCGCTCTGGTGGGGCTGTGA
- a CDS encoding homoserine O-acetyltransferase, with protein sequence MPELASDSVGVVTPQTAHFDDPLALACGKTLPSYTLVYETYGTLNAEGTNAVLICHALSGHHHAAGRHHEDDRKPGWWDAHIGPGKSIDTNRFFVVSLNNLGGCHGSTGPLSINPETGQPWGPDFPMMTVSDWVHSQARLADRLGIERFAAVVGGSLGGMQVMQWALDYPERIAHAAVIAATPRLSAQNIAFNEVARQAIRSDPDFHDGWYGEHDTLPRRGLKLARMVGHITYLSETAMGSKFGRDLRHDLGYGYEVEFQVESYLRHQGDTFSESFDANTYLLMTKALDYFDPAAPHGGNLATALAPAQCPFLVVSFSTDWRFPPWRSRELVDALVRADKPVSYANIDSPHGHDAFLLPEPRYQAVFAGFMARVARDQQLEGS encoded by the coding sequence ATGCCCGAGCTTGCTTCCGACTCGGTCGGCGTGGTGACGCCACAGACGGCCCACTTCGACGACCCTCTGGCCCTGGCCTGCGGCAAGACTCTGCCCAGCTACACCCTGGTCTACGAGACCTATGGCACCCTCAACGCCGAGGGCACCAATGCGGTACTGATCTGCCACGCCCTCTCCGGGCACCACCACGCCGCCGGGCGCCATCATGAAGATGATCGCAAGCCCGGCTGGTGGGATGCCCATATCGGCCCCGGCAAGAGCATCGACACCAACCGCTTCTTCGTCGTCTCGCTCAACAATCTGGGGGGCTGCCACGGCAGCACCGGCCCGCTGAGCATCAACCCTGAAACCGGCCAGCCCTGGGGCCCGGACTTCCCGATGATGACGGTCAGCGACTGGGTGCACAGCCAGGCAAGGCTCGCCGACCGGCTCGGCATCGAGCGCTTCGCCGCAGTGGTCGGCGGCAGCCTGGGCGGCATGCAGGTGATGCAGTGGGCGCTGGACTACCCGGAGCGCATCGCACATGCCGCAGTGATCGCCGCCACGCCACGCCTCTCGGCCCAGAACATCGCCTTCAACGAGGTCGCGCGCCAGGCGATCCGCTCCGACCCCGACTTCCATGACGGCTGGTACGGCGAGCACGACACCCTGCCACGGCGCGGCCTCAAACTGGCACGCATGGTCGGCCACATCACCTACCTCTCCGAGACGGCGATGGGCTCCAAGTTCGGCCGTGACCTGCGTCACGACCTCGGGTATGGCTACGAGGTCGAGTTCCAGGTGGAGTCCTACCTGCGCCACCAGGGCGACACCTTCTCCGAGTCCTTCGACGCCAATACCTACCTGCTGATGACCAAGGCGCTCGACTACTTCGACCCGGCTGCACCCCATGGCGGCAATCTCGCCACGGCGCTGGCCCCGGCACAGTGTCCCTTCCTGGTGGTCAGCTTCTCGACCGACTGGCGCTTCCCGCCCTGGCGTTCCCGGGAGCTGGTCGACGCCCTGGTGCGCGCCGACAAGCCAGTCAGCTATGCCAACATCGATTCCCCCCACGGCCATGATGCCTTCCTGCTGCCCGAGCCCCGCTACCAGGCGGTGTTCGCGGGCTTCATGGCGCGCGTGGCCAGGGACCAGCAGCTGGAGGGCTCCTGA
- the metW gene encoding methionine biosynthesis protein MetW, translating to MRADLELIHGWVPEGARVLDLGCGDGTLLDALARDKQVTGYGLEIDPDGLTACVARGVNVIEQNLDEGLANFDDNAYDLVIMTQALQALRRPDLMLDEMLRVAGECIITFPNFAYWRHRLYLGFKGYMPVSKSLPHAWYDTPNIHLSTFNDFERLCRDKGLTITDQAVGNGEHEAHWSSRLWPNLFGETAIFRVSRAGDA from the coding sequence ATGCGCGCCGACCTTGAACTGATCCATGGCTGGGTGCCCGAGGGCGCCCGGGTACTCGACCTGGGCTGCGGCGACGGCACCCTGCTCGACGCCCTGGCCCGCGACAAACAGGTTACCGGCTACGGGCTGGAGATCGACCCCGACGGCCTGACCGCCTGCGTCGCCCGCGGCGTCAACGTCATCGAGCAGAACCTCGACGAGGGGCTTGCCAATTTCGACGACAACGCCTACGACCTGGTGATAATGACCCAGGCCCTGCAGGCCTTGCGTCGCCCCGATCTGATGCTCGACGAGATGCTCAGAGTGGCCGGGGAGTGCATCATCACCTTCCCCAACTTCGCCTACTGGCGCCATCGCCTGTACCTGGGCTTCAAGGGCTACATGCCGGTGTCCAAGTCGCTACCCCATGCCTGGTACGACACTCCCAACATTCACCTATCGACCTTCAATGACTTTGAACGCCTGTGCCGCGACAAGGGTCTGACTATCACGGACCAGGCAGTAGGCAACGGCGAGCACGAAGCACACTGGAGCTCACGGCTATGGCCTAACCTGTTTGGTGAAACGGCGATCTTCCGCGTCAGCCGTGCAGGCGACGCCTGA
- a CDS encoding DUF4426 domain-containing protein — MVKHMHRPDGRAVSRGIAWLLGLVLLAGTGLGTAQAEQFERFGRYQVHYNAVNTSFLTPEVAAANGIQRSRVQALLNVSVREEQEDGTTRPVQASVEGRVGNLAGQSQPLAFRTVREDGAVYHLATFRIQEDEPMRFDLSVRYDRNAPPGEVNFIQRFYIDR; from the coding sequence ATGGTGAAGCATATGCACCGGCCAGACGGCCGGGCTGTCAGTCGTGGGATTGCCTGGCTGCTCGGCCTTGTGCTGCTTGCAGGCACAGGTTTGGGAACAGCCCAGGCCGAACAGTTCGAACGCTTCGGCCGCTACCAGGTCCACTACAACGCAGTGAACACCAGTTTCCTGACACCGGAGGTCGCGGCGGCCAACGGCATTCAGCGCAGCCGAGTGCAGGCGCTGCTGAATGTCAGCGTGCGCGAGGAACAGGAGGATGGCACCACCCGCCCGGTGCAAGCCTCGGTGGAAGGCCGGGTCGGCAACCTCGCCGGCCAGTCGCAGCCGCTGGCCTTTCGCACCGTGCGCGAAGACGGCGCCGTCTATCACCTGGCGACCTTCCGCATTCAGGAAGACGAGCCGATGCGCTTCGATCTGAGCGTACGCTATGACCGCAATGCGCCTCCTGGCGAGGTGAATTTCATCCAGCGCTTCTATATCGACCGCTGA
- a CDS encoding Rieske (2Fe-2S) protein, producing the protein MRGPLLAHLADLDATGGLAITLPDGRAGLLVRVHGRLYGYENRCPHRDSRLDIDANRFLADGGELIQCAHHGALFLPENGECVAGPCQYESLEPLALSVDDQGSIYLASE; encoded by the coding sequence ATGCGCGGCCCCCTTCTTGCCCACCTCGCAGACCTCGACGCCACCGGCGGCCTCGCCATCACCCTCCCCGATGGCCGTGCGGGCTTGCTGGTACGGGTGCACGGCCGACTGTATGGCTATGAAAACCGCTGCCCGCACCGCGACAGCCGGCTCGATATCGACGCGAATCGTTTCCTTGCTGATGGCGGTGAACTGATTCAATGCGCCCACCATGGCGCCCTATTTTTGCCTGAGAACGGCGAGTGCGTGGCCGGCCCCTGCCAGTACGAATCGCTGGAGCCGCTAGCGCTCAGCGTCGACGACCAGGGCAGTATCTACCTGGCGAGTGAGTAA
- the sfsA gene encoding DNA/RNA nuclease SfsA, whose translation MDYPRLVPGILIRRYKRFLADVRLDDGREVVAHCPNTGSMRAVNVPGARVWLSPSDNPKRKLSWTWELIALPQPGGGTALASVHTGRTNAIVEEALRAGSVAPLAGYAELTREVRVEGARLDFRLAEPSADDGSAAYVEAYVEVKQVTLREPDGHGYFPDAVSERGRRHLEVLSRLASEGQRAVLLFCVAHTGIEDVAPAAHIDPAYARALGEAVAAGVEVLAYGCEIDWQEGAPVGIRLRRPLPVLLTRQVDTALVVDAER comes from the coding sequence ATGGACTATCCCCGCCTGGTGCCCGGCATCCTGATCCGCCGCTACAAGCGCTTTCTCGCCGATGTGCGTCTCGACGACGGTCGCGAAGTGGTGGCGCACTGCCCGAACACCGGCTCGATGCGTGCGGTGAACGTGCCCGGGGCCCGGGTCTGGCTGTCGCCGAGCGACAACCCCAAGCGCAAGCTGAGCTGGACCTGGGAGTTGATCGCGCTGCCACAGCCGGGTGGCGGCACGGCACTGGCCTCGGTGCACACCGGGCGCACCAATGCGATCGTCGAAGAAGCGCTGCGCGCGGGGAGCGTCGCGCCGCTGGCGGGCTACGCCGAACTGACACGCGAGGTGCGCGTCGAGGGCGCGCGGCTCGATTTCCGCCTAGCCGAGCCTAGTGCGGATGACGGTAGCGCGGCCTACGTCGAGGCTTATGTTGAAGTTAAGCAGGTCACCCTGAGGGAACCCGACGGCCACGGCTATTTTCCGGACGCCGTCAGCGAGCGTGGTCGTCGTCATCTCGAGGTGCTGAGCCGTTTGGCTTCTGAGGGCCAGCGTGCGGTGCTGCTGTTCTGCGTGGCGCATACCGGGATCGAGGACGTCGCCCCGGCGGCGCACATAGACCCGGCCTATGCTCGGGCGCTTGGCGAGGCTGTTGCCGCGGGCGTCGAGGTGCTGGCCTATGGCTGTGAGATCGACTGGCAGGAGGGTGCGCCGGTTGGCATACGGCTGAGGCGGCCCTTGCCGGTGTTACTCACTCGCCAGGTAGATACTGCCCTGGTCGTCGACGCTGAGCGCTAG
- a CDS encoding pyridoxal phosphate-dependent aminotransferase codes for MSFSDGSFSARLDRVQPFRVMSLLEVAQAREAAGHDVIHLEIGEPDFPTPAPVIAAGQQALAAGHTRYTPAAGLPALREAIAGHYAEHFGARVDPARIIVTPGASGALLLASQLLVQRGDRVLMADPTYPCNRHFMALAEAELDTVTVGPESGWQLDAALIERHWRDETRLAMLATPSNPTGHTLDAGQIAAVAETVAARQGALLVDEIYQGLTYDVAPVSATAVAPEAYVVNSFSKYFGMTGWRLGWLVAPEEAVEPLTRLAQNVFLAAPTPSQHAALAAFTPECRDELERRRRELHRRRDALLEGLAGLGLSPSLPPQGAFYLWLDISRYSQDSLAFCRRLLEEENVAITPGIDFAVTGGEHHVRIAFTAEISRLEEAVARLGRFLARQSGPSVMERP; via the coding sequence ATGTCGTTCAGTGATGGGTCGTTCAGTGCCAGGCTGGATCGGGTTCAGCCGTTTCGGGTGATGAGCCTGCTCGAGGTTGCCCAGGCTCGCGAGGCGGCGGGCCACGACGTGATTCATCTGGAAATCGGCGAGCCCGATTTTCCGACGCCGGCGCCGGTGATCGCTGCCGGCCAGCAGGCGCTGGCGGCGGGCCATACCCGGTATACTCCCGCCGCCGGGCTGCCGGCGCTGCGCGAGGCCATCGCCGGCCACTACGCCGAGCACTTCGGTGCCCGGGTCGATCCCGCGAGGATCATCGTCACTCCGGGGGCCTCCGGGGCCCTGCTGCTGGCCAGTCAGCTGCTGGTGCAACGCGGCGATCGGGTGTTGATGGCCGATCCGACCTATCCCTGCAACCGCCATTTCATGGCACTGGCCGAGGCTGAACTCGATACCGTGACGGTGGGCCCGGAAAGCGGCTGGCAGCTGGATGCCGCGCTGATCGAGCGTCACTGGCGCGATGAGACCCGGCTCGCGATGCTGGCCACGCCCTCCAACCCTACCGGGCATACCCTGGATGCCGGCCAGATCGCCGCGGTGGCCGAGACCGTGGCCGCGCGTCAGGGGGCGCTACTGGTCGACGAGATCTATCAGGGCCTTACCTATGACGTGGCGCCGGTGTCGGCGACCGCCGTGGCGCCCGAGGCTTATGTGGTCAACAGTTTCTCGAAGTATTTCGGTATGACCGGCTGGCGCCTCGGCTGGCTGGTGGCGCCTGAGGAAGCCGTGGAGCCGCTGACGCGACTTGCCCAGAATGTCTTTCTCGCCGCGCCGACGCCCTCCCAGCATGCCGCTCTGGCCGCCTTTACGCCGGAATGCCGTGACGAGCTGGAGCGCCGCCGTCGCGAGCTGCATCGCCGCCGCGATGCGCTGCTCGAGGGGCTTGCCGGCCTGGGGCTTTCGCCCTCGCTGCCGCCTCAGGGCGCCTTCTATCTGTGGCTCGATATCAGCCGCTACAGCCAGGACAGCCTGGCCTTCTGCCGCCGTCTGCTGGAGGAGGAGAACGTCGCCATCACCCCGGGTATCGACTTCGCAGTGACCGGCGGCGAGCACCATGTGCGCATCGCCTTTACCGCCGAGATTTCGCGTCTCGAAGAGGCCGTGGCGCGCCTCGGGCGCTTCCTGGCTCGTCAGTCTGGCCCGTCGGTTATGGAGAGGCCCTGA
- the dksA gene encoding RNA polymerase-binding protein DksA gives MPAAAQTPEALKRFTPYEPAPGEEYMNDKQLAHFRQILLDWKKDLMEEVDRTVRHLQEDANNYADPADRATQEEGFNLELRTRDRERKLLKKINETIDKIDEDDYGFCEACGVEIGIRRLEARPTATQCVDCKTLAELKEKQLGG, from the coding sequence ATGCCAGCAGCAGCACAAACCCCGGAAGCTCTCAAGCGATTCACCCCGTACGAGCCGGCGCCGGGTGAAGAGTATATGAACGACAAGCAGCTAGCGCACTTCCGGCAGATCCTGCTCGACTGGAAAAAGGATTTGATGGAAGAAGTGGATCGCACCGTGCGTCACCTGCAGGAAGACGCCAACAACTACGCCGATCCGGCAGACCGCGCCACCCAGGAAGAAGGCTTCAACCTGGAACTGCGCACTCGGGATCGCGAGCGCAAACTGCTCAAGAAGATCAACGAGACCATCGATAAGATCGACGAGGACGACTACGGCTTCTGCGAGGCCTGCGGCGTCGAGATCGGCATTCGCCGCCTCGAAGCGCGTCCCACGGCCACTCAGTGCGTCGACTGCAAGACCCTGGCCGAACTCAAGGAAAAGCAGCTCGGCGGCTGA
- the gluQRS gene encoding tRNA glutamyl-Q(34) synthetase GluQRS produces the protein MNDYRGRFAPTPSGPLHFGSLVAALGSYLDARQAGGSWEVRIEDIDPPRCPKGASDTILRQLEAFGLHWDGPVRYQQTHGEAYAAALERLADAGLAYPCSCSRKQWRDYPIYPGWCRDGPCVPEAPLAWRLRSDLGLRPVVWHDRLYGRQCLDPADLGDVVLKRKDALWAYQLAVVVDDADQAISDVVRGVDLLDNTPWQRQLQAALGLPEPRYLHLPLVIGDDGQKLSKQNLARPLPEDERVRPLVHQALTALEQAPDSALSTAPVEDQLAAAIAAWEPARLTTDDVLVAPDWPDA, from the coding sequence ATGAACGACTACCGCGGACGCTTCGCCCCTACCCCCTCCGGCCCCCTGCATTTCGGGTCGCTGGTCGCGGCGCTGGGCAGCTACCTGGATGCCCGTCAGGCAGGTGGCAGCTGGGAGGTGCGCATCGAAGACATCGACCCGCCGCGCTGCCCAAAAGGCGCGAGCGATACCATCCTGCGCCAGCTCGAGGCCTTCGGCCTTCACTGGGACGGCCCGGTGCGCTACCAGCAAACGCACGGCGAGGCTTACGCGGCGGCTCTGGAACGGCTCGCAGACGCGGGGCTCGCCTATCCCTGCAGCTGCTCGCGCAAGCAGTGGCGAGATTACCCCATCTATCCCGGCTGGTGCCGCGATGGTCCCTGCGTTCCCGAGGCGCCCCTTGCCTGGCGGCTGCGCAGCGACCTTGGGCTGCGCCCGGTGGTCTGGCACGACCGGCTCTATGGCCGACAGTGCCTGGACCCGGCCGACCTCGGCGACGTGGTGCTCAAACGCAAGGATGCCCTCTGGGCCTATCAGTTGGCGGTGGTGGTCGACGATGCCGACCAGGCCATCAGTGATGTGGTGCGCGGCGTCGACCTGCTCGACAACACGCCCTGGCAACGCCAGCTGCAGGCTGCCTTGGGGCTGCCTGAGCCCCGCTACCTGCACCTGCCGCTGGTGATCGGCGACGACGGCCAAAAGCTCTCCAAGCAGAACCTGGCCCGGCCGCTGCCCGAAGACGAACGCGTCCGTCCGCTGGTGCATCAGGCCCTGACGGCGCTCGAACAGGCGCCCGACTCCGCCCTTTCCACCGCTCCGGTCGAAGACCAGCTGGCCGCCGCCATCGCCGCCTGGGAACCGGCGCGTCTGACCACAGATGACGTCCTCGTTGCCCCGGACTGGCCCGATGCATAA